The DNA sequence CACCTAACTCACCAACACAAAAAATAGCTCCTACTATACAGAGTGAATTTAAAAAAATCACTCATCTAAGTCGTATGTGGTCCATGGAAGATGTTTTTAATGAAGAAGAATTAAGAGCTTGGGCAAAGCGTGCAAAATGTGAAAATAATTTTTTTATAGAGCCAAAATTTGATGGAGCGAGCTTAAATTTACTTTATGAAAATGGTAAATTAATTAGCGGTGCTACAAGAGGAGATGGAGAGCTAGGGGAAGATATTACATTAAATGTTTTTGAGATTGATAATATTCCTAAAACAATTTCTTATAAAGAAAAAATCGAGATTCGCGGTGAAGTTGTGATTTTAAAAGATGATTTTGAAAAAATCAACGAAAAAAGAGCCCAATTAAACCAAAGTTTATTTGCAAATCCAAGAAATGCAGCAAGTGGAAGTTTAAGACAACTTGATACGAGAATTACTAAAGAAAGAAATTTAAAATTTTATCCTTGGGGGGTTGGTGAAAATTCTTTAAATTTTAAAAAACATAGCGAAATTATGAATTTTATCAGAGAACTAGGTTTTTTAAAAGATGATTTTGTTAGGCTTTGTAAAGATTTGGATGAGGTTTTGTTTTCCTATAAAGAACTTTTATCTTTAAGAGATCAAAAACCTATGATGATGGATGGTATGGTAGTTAGAGTTGATGATTTGATACTTTGTAAAGAGCTTGGTTATACGGTTAAATTTCCAAAATTTATGGCAGCTTTTAAATTTCCAGCTCTTGAAAAAACGACACGTTTAATCGGGATTAATTTACAAGTAGGAAGAAGCGGCGTGATCACTCCTGTTGCTGTTTTAGAGCCTGTAAATTTAGATGGGGTTGTGGTAAAATCTGCCACTTTACATAATTTTGATGAAATTGAAAGATTGGATGTAAAAATCAATGATTTTGTTAGTGTTATAAGAAGTGGAGATGTTATACCTAAAATCACTAAGGTTTTCAAAGAAAGACGAGATGGTCTGGAGCTTAATGTTTCACGTCCTAAGTTTTGCCCTACTTGTCAAAGTGAGCTTTTGGATGAAGGAACACTTATAAAGTGTCAAAATATAGATTGTACCGATAGACTTTTAAATTCAATCATACATTTTGTTTCTAAAAAGTGCTTAAATATAGATGGGCTTGGTGAAAATATAATCGAACTTTTGTATAAAAATAAAAAAATTAAAACCATTGAGAGTATTTTTTCTTTGAAATATAAAGATTTTGAAGATTTAGAAGGTTTTAAACAGAAAAAAATTAATAATATTTTAAATGCTATAGACAATGCAAGAGAGTGTGAATTATTTCGTTTCATCACAGCTTTGGGAATTGAACATATAGGAGAAGTGGCGGCTAAAAAATTAAGTTCAAATTTCGGTTTAGATTGGTATAAGCAAAATTTTGAATCTTATTTAAATTTAGAGGGTTTTGGAGAGCAAATGGCGACTAGTTTATGTGAATTTACTCGTGTTAATCAAACTAGAATTTGCGAGTTTTATCACATTTTAAAATTAAAAGTAGAGCAATTAGAGATTAAAGATGACAGTATTATTTTAGGAAAAACTTTTGTAATAACTGGAACGCTTTCTAAATCAAGAGATCATTTTAAAAATTTAATAGAAAAATTAGGTGGAAAGGTTAGTAGCTCTGTATCTAAAAAAACAGATTTTGTGCTTTTTGGAGAAGAGGCTGGTTCTAAATTACATAAAGCAAAAGAGCTTGGCATCAAGTGTATCAATGAAAGTGATTTTCAAGAATTAATAAAATGATTAGTTTATTAGCTTTATTTGCTTTTATTTTAACATGGCAATTTTTTGATTATGCTTTTGTTTTTTTAATTTTTATTTTTTATGCCTTTTTTAAGGAATTTTTTAGTTTTTTGAATTTTAGAAAAAGTATTATAAAAGAGGCGGTGTTAGTTAAAAATAGTTTAGCGTATAAAATCACTTCTGGGAATTTATATATTTATATTGCAAGTTTTTTTGTAGCTTTATTTGCTATTTTTTCTTTATCTTTAATTTTATTAACATCTCAAAAACAAGATTATATTTTTTTATTTATTATTTTACCTTTACTATTGGTTTTTTTCAAAAAAAAACTTTATTTTCAATTGGTTGATAATGCTTATACTGATTTTATTATTATCCTGATATCAAGTTTTTTTACAGCGCTTTTTTATAGTATTTTTGGTCTTTTTTTTATCACTAAGGCAATATTTACTTTACATGATTTTTATCAAAATATAATTTATTACAAAAATTCAAATTTTTTAATCTTTGATTTAATTTCTCAGTTTTTAGCTATTGTCAATGTTTTAAAAGAATATTTTTTATCTTATTTTGGAATTTTTTGGTTTAGAATTTTTAATTTTATTTTTGATTTTTTTAATTTTTTTATATTTTGTTTTTTTATTTCCTATCTTTATAATTTTGCTTTTAAAAGAAATAAAATTTATATATTTATATGTTCTTTTGTAATTTTAATAGCCTTATTTTTTTCCAAAGAAAGTAAAAATCAAAACATAAAATCTTATCATAAAGAAATTTTAACAATGATAGATAATTTTTCTTTATTAAAGGAGCAAAATCTAAGTGCTTTAAAAGAAGATAAAATTAAATGGGATAATAATTTAAAACAAATAAGAGAAATTTTAAATAAAAATACTTTTGAAATTGGTATATGGTGGTTTTCTAAAGAAAAAGAAGATTTGCAAAAATCTCTTAATGAGAGTTTAAAATGAGATATGATATTTTTATAGCAAAGCGATTAAATATCAGTAGAAATAAAGCTTTAGAGCTTATAGAAAATGAAGAAATTTTACTCAATTTAAAAAGATTTAAACCTTCTTTTGATATTAAAAATTTACTTAATCAAGAATTATCTCAAGAAGAGATTTTATCTTCCAAAGAATTAGTTTTAGAACTTTTAAGTAAAACTTATGTTTCAAGAGCTGCTTTTAAGTTAAAAAGTTTTTTAGAAGATAAAGATATAAATATATCAAATAAAATTTGTTTAGATGTGGGTTCTAGTACAGGTGGGTTTGTGCAAATTTTACTTGAAAAACAAGCTTTAAGAATTGTTGCTTTGGATGTAGGAGATAATCAACTTCATCCTAGTTTGCGAGATAATACCAAAATTAAAATCGTTGAAAATACAGATTTAAGGGTATTTAAAAGTGAGGAAAAATTTGAAATTATTACTTGTGATGTGAGTTTTATTTCTTTGCATCATCTAATATTTTATATTGATGAGTTGGCTTTAAAAGACATAATCTTACTTTTTAAGCCTCAATTTGAAGTTGGAAAAAATGCAAAAAGAAGTAAAAAAGGCGTTGTTAAAGATGAAAAAGAAATTCAAAAAGCAAAAAAAGAATTTGAAAAAGCCTGTATCCGTTTAGGATGGGTTTTAAAAACTTGCGAAGAGTCTAAGATAAAAGGAAAGGAGGGCAATATTGAATATTTTTACCACTACAGCAAAAAATAAGATAAAATCTTTAGCTATTGGTTCTTTTGATGGTCTGCATTTAGGACATCAAAAGCTTATAGATTTGTTGGATGAATTTGGTGCGATGTTAATCATAGATAAATTTCTAGGTAGAAAGCTTTGCACCCATAAAGAAAAGCAAATTTTATCAAAAAAGCAAATTATAAATCTTGATTTTGAAAGTATTAAAAATTTAGATGGTAAAGAATTTTTATATTTTTTAAAAAAAGAATTTGTTTCTTTAGAATGCATTATTGTTGGTTATGATTTTTGTTTTGGTAAAAATAAAGCTTATAAAGCCAAAGATATAGAAAAATTAAGCGGAATAAAAACAATCATAGTGGATGAATTTTGTATTGATGGATTAAGTGTGCATACAAGTTTAATTAAAGAATTTCTAGCTAAAGGTAAAATTGAAAAAGCAAATCTTCTTTTAGGAAGAAATTATTCTATAAAAGGCAAACATGTTAAAGGACAGGGGCTTGGTTCAAAAGAACTTTATGCAACTTTAAATTTAAAATGTGATAATTATGTTTTACCTAAAGAGGGTGTTTATGCTACCTTAACTCAAATAAAAGATAAAATTTATAAAAGCGTGAGTTTTTTAGGATTACGCTCTAGTGATGGAAAATTTGCTATAGAAAGTCATATTTTAGAAGAATTTAATCAAAAAGTTGCTTTGGGGGAAATAATAGAAATTCAATTTATATTTTTTTTAAGGGAAAATTGTAAATTTCAAGATTTAATACAATTAAAAAAACAAATTTCCAAAGATATACAAATGGCTAAAAATTATTTGAAGGATTCTAAATGAAAGATGAAATTTTTAAAAAAAATCAAAAAAAACAGTTTGAATTTGATAAAAATGTGGCTAGTGTTTTTGATGATATGATTAGTCGTTCTGTGCCATTTTATAAAGAAAATTTAGAACTTTGCGCCAAATTAATTGCAAAGATCGCGAACTATGGTGTTAAAGTTTGCGATCTAGGTTGCTCTAGTGCTAATTTTTTAATTTTTTTAGCTAGTTTAAGGAAAGATTTTCGCTTTTTTGGAATAGATAATTCTCTACCTATGCTTGAAATAGCAAAATCAAAAGCAAGTGCATATGGCTTAAATATAGAATTTATTGAAGGTAATTTGTGCGAATTTAACTTTTTTAATAGTGATATTTTTATTTCAAATTATACTTTACAATTTATAAGGCCTCCAAAAAGACAAGAGCTCGTAAATCAAATTTATAAAAATTTAAATAAAAATGGTATTTTTTTAATGAGTGAAAAAATACTTTTTGAAGATGCATTTTTATCTAAAAATATGATTGAAATTTACGCTGATTATAAACAGAGTCAAGGATATTCCAAATTTGAGATTGCTGCAAAAAGGGAAGCTTTAGAAAATATTTTAATTCCTTATAGTGAGAAGGAAAATATTTCTATGCTTGAAAACGCAGGATTTAAAAAAATAGAAAGTATCTTTAAATGGGCAAATTTTGAAAGTTTTATAGCTTTTAAATAGAATTAATTTCTTAAACTTTCATTATCATCCCAATCTTCTTTAGGTATAGCTACGCTAAAAGCATTGACACAATCTTGACTAATAATAGATTTAAGTCTGCAT is a window from the Campylobacter sp. RM10537 genome containing:
- the cmoA gene encoding carboxy-S-adenosyl-L-methionine synthase CmoA produces the protein MKDEIFKKNQKKQFEFDKNVASVFDDMISRSVPFYKENLELCAKLIAKIANYGVKVCDLGCSSANFLIFLASLRKDFRFFGIDNSLPMLEIAKSKASAYGLNIEFIEGNLCEFNFFNSDIFISNYTLQFIRPPKRQELVNQIYKNLNKNGIFLMSEKILFEDAFLSKNMIEIYADYKQSQGYSKFEIAAKREALENILIPYSEKENISMLENAGFKKIESIFKWANFESFIAFK
- the ligA gene encoding NAD-dependent DNA ligase LigA, which encodes MTKEDYLRKVALANEWMKAYYEKDEPLASDEEYDALIRELKTFESQNENDISPNSPTQKIAPTIQSEFKKITHLSRMWSMEDVFNEEELRAWAKRAKCENNFFIEPKFDGASLNLLYENGKLISGATRGDGELGEDITLNVFEIDNIPKTISYKEKIEIRGEVVILKDDFEKINEKRAQLNQSLFANPRNAASGSLRQLDTRITKERNLKFYPWGVGENSLNFKKHSEIMNFIRELGFLKDDFVRLCKDLDEVLFSYKELLSLRDQKPMMMDGMVVRVDDLILCKELGYTVKFPKFMAAFKFPALEKTTRLIGINLQVGRSGVITPVAVLEPVNLDGVVVKSATLHNFDEIERLDVKINDFVSVIRSGDVIPKITKVFKERRDGLELNVSRPKFCPTCQSELLDEGTLIKCQNIDCTDRLLNSIIHFVSKKCLNIDGLGENIIELLYKNKKIKTIESIFSLKYKDFEDLEGFKQKKINNILNAIDNARECELFRFITALGIEHIGEVAAKKLSSNFGLDWYKQNFESYLNLEGFGEQMATSLCEFTRVNQTRICEFYHILKLKVEQLEIKDDSIILGKTFVITGTLSKSRDHFKNLIEKLGGKVSSSVSKKTDFVLFGEEAGSKLHKAKELGIKCINESDFQELIK
- a CDS encoding bifunctional riboflavin kinase/FAD synthetase; this translates as MNIFTTTAKNKIKSLAIGSFDGLHLGHQKLIDLLDEFGAMLIIDKFLGRKLCTHKEKQILSKKQIINLDFESIKNLDGKEFLYFLKKEFVSLECIIVGYDFCFGKNKAYKAKDIEKLSGIKTIIVDEFCIDGLSVHTSLIKEFLAKGKIEKANLLLGRNYSIKGKHVKGQGLGSKELYATLNLKCDNYVLPKEGVYATLTQIKDKIYKSVSFLGLRSSDGKFAIESHILEEFNQKVALGEIIEIQFIFFLRENCKFQDLIQLKKQISKDIQMAKNYLKDSK
- the tlyA gene encoding 23S rRNA (cytidine-2'-O)-methyltransferase TlyA, with product MRYDIFIAKRLNISRNKALELIENEEILLNLKRFKPSFDIKNLLNQELSQEEILSSKELVLELLSKTYVSRAAFKLKSFLEDKDINISNKICLDVGSSTGGFVQILLEKQALRIVALDVGDNQLHPSLRDNTKIKIVENTDLRVFKSEEKFEIITCDVSFISLHHLIFYIDELALKDIILLFKPQFEVGKNAKRSKKGVVKDEKEIQKAKKEFEKACIRLGWVLKTCEESKIKGKEGNIEYFYHYSKK